From one Gossypium hirsutum isolate 1008001.06 chromosome D08, Gossypium_hirsutum_v2.1, whole genome shotgun sequence genomic stretch:
- the LOC107953203 gene encoding protein TRANSPORT INHIBITOR RESPONSE 1, which translates to MPKRLASSLSDEVLEHVFSFIQSEKDRNVVSAVCKSWYEIERWCRRKIFVGNCYAVSPEMVIRRFPQVRSIELKGKPHFTDFNLVPDGWGGYVLPWITEMAGAYPWLDEIRLKRMVVTDESLELIAKSFKDFKVLVLASCEGFSTDGLAAIAASCKNLRELDLRESEVDDSSVHWLSHFPETYTSMVSLNISCLGSGEVSFSALERLVSRCPNLRSLKLNRAVPLDKTANILRLAPQLVEFSACTYSAELRSDVFSNLAGAFSNCKELRSLSGFWDVVPDYLPAIYSVCSRLTSLNLSYATILSPDLIKLVSHCPSLQRLLVLDYIEDSGLEALASNCKDLQELRVFPSDPFDAEPNASLTEQGLVAVSLGCPKLQSVLYFCRRMSNAALVTIAQNRPNLNRFRLCIIEPNTADYLTGEPFDVGFGAIVEHCKALIRLSLSGLLTDCVFEYIGKYAKKLEMLSVAFAGDSDLGLHHVLSGCESLRKLEIRDCPFGDKALLTNAAKLETMQSLWMSSCSVSFEACKLLSQKMPRLNVEVIDERGPPDSRPENCTVDKLYIYRSVAGPRFDMPPFVWTKDEDLALRLSP; encoded by the exons ATGCCGAAGAGATTAGCGTCTTCGCTCTCAGATGAGGTGCTGGAGCATGTATTCTCGTTCATACAATCGGAAAAGGATCGGAACGTGGTATCGGCAGTGTGTAAATCGTGGTACGAGATCGAGCGGTGGTGTCGGAGGAAGATATTCGTCGGGAACTGTTATGCTGTGAGCCCTGAGATGGTGATCAGACGGTTCCCGCAAGTTAGATCCATTGAGTTGAAAGGGAAACCGCACTTCACTGACTTCAATTTGGTACCGGACGGCTGGGGCGGTTACGTTTTGCCGTGGATTACGGAGATGGCTGGCGCTTACCCTTGGCTCGACGAGATTCGGCTTAAACGGATGGTCGTCACGGATGAAAGCTTGGAGCTTATTGCTAAGTCATTTAAGGATTTCAAAGTATTGGTGCTTGCTTCTTGTGAAGGGTTTTCAACTGATGGACTTGCTGCCATTGCTGCTAGTTGCAA GAACCTGAGAGAGCTGGACTTGCGAGAAAGTGAAGTGGATGATTCGAGTGTGCATTGGCTCAGCCATTTTCCTGAGACATACACATCCATGGTGTCTCTTAACATTTCCTGTTTAGGATCTGGTGAAGTTAGTTTCTCGGCTTTGGAGCGCCTGGTCAGTAGATGTCCGAACCTCAGGTCCCTTAAACTCAACCGCGCTGTTCCCCTTGATAAGACTGCCAACATATTACGACTTGCACCGCAGCTGGTTGAATTCAGCGCTTGCACCTATTCGGCTGAGCTACGTTCAGATGTCTTCTCAAACTTGGCTGGAGCTTTTTCTAATTGCAAGGAACTAAGGAGTTTGTCTGGGTTTTGGGATGTGGTTCCGGATTACCTTCCAGCTATTTACTCTGTCTGCTCTAGATTAACGTCACTGAACTTGAGTTACGCAACTATACTAAGCCCTGATCTCATCAAGCTTGTAAGCCACTGTCCGAGTTTGCAGCGCCTATTG GTACTTGATTATATTGAAGACAGTGGCCTTGAAGCACTTGCATCTAATTGCAAGGACCTGCAGGAATTACGGGTTTTTCCATCAGACCCGTTTGATGCAGAACCAAATGCATCCTTGACAGAACAGGGCCTTGTTGCTGTTTCTTTGGGTTGTCCTAAGTTACAATCAGTTTTGTACTTCTGCCGCAGAATGTCTAATGCAGCTCTAGTCACAATTGCTCAGAACCGTCCAAACTTGAACCGGTTTCGTCTTTGTATAATTGAGCCAAATACAGCTGATTACCTGACCGGAGAGCCATTTGATGTTGGCTTCGGAGCCATTGTTGAGCATTGCAAGGCTCTCATACGGCTTTCCCTCTCTGGTCTCCTCACAGATTGCGTGTTTGAATATATTGGAAAATATGCAAAAAAGCTGGAAATGCTATCCGTGGCTTTTGCAGGAGATAGTGATTTGGGACTCCATCACGTGCTTTCAGGGTGTGAAAGCCTACGGAAACTAGAAATTAGGGACTGCCCCTTCGGAGACAAGGCTCTTTTGACCAATGCTGCAAAGCTGGAGACAATGCAATCCCTTTGGATGTCTTCCTGCTCCGTGAGTTTCGAAGCTTGTAAGCTGCTAAGTCAGAAGATGCCCAGGCTGAATGTTGAAGTTATAGATGAGAGGGGACCTCCTGATTCAAGACCCGAAAACTGCACAGTCGATAAGCTCTATATCTACCGATCTGTGGCTGGGCCAAGGTTTGACATGCCTCCTTTTGTTTGGACGAaggatgaagatttggctttgaggCTTTCTCCATAG